In Engraulis encrasicolus isolate BLACKSEA-1 chromosome 2, IST_EnEncr_1.0, whole genome shotgun sequence, the sequence tggacattttttcttaccagccaaacagaagttcaactagccattttaaaaaatatatatatattttaaatctcgccaaaataaactatgcgttaggctagttattttttttaattatggtcattttgttcaactatttctacaacacagatacactataggcctgcatactatgcctatataataagcatattatatgctatatattttttcattattttttaacttctgctttattttttactttcattacttaggcctaatcaatttgattagtttgtATGCAactcctctgaaaacagctgaatcacatcactcaagccactcacataacagacctttaacataggcctacagtaaccaagcacacagcaaaactctacaaaacctcacatacgcacacaccaaggaaggagaagagatgagaggaaaaggagaggagagaggaggagctgttctctaccatgcgcaacaaaatgacaagaagcctattttaactaaaagtaaataatatcacgggaatcttcgctacttccacagcttcgtcgatGGTTGCTTttatggcgtgggctttccaacttagttgcgccaggactcggaacttttcagaagacaactgaactgacagctattatatatatatatttcgcTTCGGACCTGTTTgcttgccttcacctccctcGTGAGAATGAATGGTGAAGTTCGCTTCACTTGGCCGACttcgcatgtacagtatgtgtccctaACGCAAGGCTTAAGACCTTGGTACCGCACAAAGCTTGTGAGCGGAGGGGGACAGTATGAGCCCCACAGCTGGCCTGAGGTCCAGTTCATCCTCCGAGACACCAGGGGGTGCAGTGAAGCGGAAGCGTTGAAGGAGAGAGGCGAAGAAGAGGAAGACTTCCATCCTGGCCAGACTCTCTCCTAAACACACCCTGCGACCTAGTGTAAGAAGATGAActcatgaacacaaacaaaccaagACATGAATGCTGAAAATAGTTCAACACCTTATAGGTCTAGTCGATACATATTTTGATGTAGGCAGCCATAAAACCAAAAAAGGGTGTGTCTGACTGTTGATGTAAGATTGTTGTACCTGCAGAAAATGGTATAAAAGCGTCTCTCTTGACGGAGCATCCCTGGTCATCCAGGAAGTGTTCTGGGTGGAACGTGTAGGGATTGGCCCATTCAGACTCATCCTTCAACACTGATGTGAGCAGAGGAATAACGGTCGTTCCCTGAAAATGAAGCAGACAGCATTTGGGTGAAAACAAAAGCCTGGTTTCCTGTAGTAGGCCTAAGTTGATGCAAGCAACTTTGTTTCGCTTACCCACCACCAACAAATGTATAAGGAAGTGAAACTAATGAACAAACCAAATGCCCATGAACataacattttttgtgtgtgtgagtgggagggagagagttttgaccttgtgaatatatgtgcaatgttgtgtgtaatgtctttgtcttattctgtatgtatgtatgctacttgacaccttcaatTCCCTCgcgatcaataaatgatactctactctactctccacaTATTTTGTGTATGAATGGCAGAAATCGAGACCTTTTTGATGTGGTAACCCTGGAAATATGCATCGCAGCTGGTGGTGTGCGGGAGGCTCATGGGGACTATGTTGGCTATCCTCTGGGTCTCGTGGATCACCGCCTCCGTGTAGGGAAGGCTCTTCCTGTCTACAGCCAAAGGCTGTCGGCCATCAAGCACCCGGTCGATCTCCTCATGGACCCTCTCTTGAGAGcaaaacaaagacacagaaacattacaacattactcaGCTGGAGCTTTGAACTGAAGTCCACTTCCTACTTATTATTAACAAACCGTCGACGTGACACAGTGaaacctgacacgtgtgtgtgtgtgtgggtgtgcgcgtgtgagttcaGCTTGGgtccagacagtgttgccagattgcttaggatggctgcctgcgggtaaaaatggccatATTTttagcgggatttagtgcttccaggcgggttttgagcattttttgggctggaaatcatctggcaaccctgcttgggTCATGTCCCGAGcctgcccctttctctctctctctcttgactgtCCTACCTTcaataaagacacacaaaaaagaaggTCCTACAATACTTACCCTGAATGTGTGGGTACTTGGCCATGAGCAGCAGGCCCCAGCGCAGTGTGGTCCCCGAGGTGTCGGTGCCTGCTGCGAACAGGTTGGTCACGCAGCAGGTCAGGTTGTTCTCATGGAACAGGGAGTCCTTCTGCTCGCCCTCCTAATGGAGTTAAAGACAGTGCCATTTCTGGTCAGGTACGCAATGGCATAGCTGTTTCATGGAGATGGTAtgaaagcagtgttgccagatgtgtctgataaaatcccgcccaaaaggtggtCAAAATCCGCCAGGAtgcactaaattccacccaatttcaacaaattgcattgatttctatgggcataaaactgcagggggaaaaaatgccaaatggccgatttttcccgttttaacccgcagacggccaccgtaagcagcccaattgggcgggtaatggcccaatctggcaacactgtatgaaAGTAGTACAAATATCCTACACATTGtcccagaggcgattcctccttgagtacaagggaggcgccgcctcctgtccaaaatcacggagaatagtatgtaaactaatgctttacacgacttaataacattgctatttcagacccagctccatagaaaatgcatgtgctcaacttagagatgaaaccaatctgtaatacgatcccgaggctcgcacaagttttttttccgctcaagacaacgcaagcgagtcgagtctcaatggacttcaatggcatgtgggattgtatgctttttcagtggaaaaatgctaaacggtcattggctattgccgtgaaatttttttgattttgagactgagcctcactgggagtgaatggagaagagagaggaggggggagggaccggagactggagctccgacttgtgattgggtgaaccccgtgtcagtaggctacagtagttgatttcatttcgaaatgcggatatgttattaatttgactgagaagtttcgtcgtggtaaccagtggggaagctattcattgcggtgtactccagttttgtgtacatattcttgtaaacctagtgttgcgaataaagtcttaatagtggcacgtccttatcctttttaatctcccaattcaaaagttgaagttgcctacttttcgttagggctagcttgcaagaaagctagagagctatgcaaaatgccaagcattgtggattaaattctggcgaattccagtcgtccttatgaggagaaaatgaatatcaaggagcagagcagagcactgcctaatattgacttggtgaaaaaggtagggaagaacaaccgtttcttttgagctttcgtggtgtggtgtctgaccaactggttaactgccaagtcccgtgagtggtgagtccttgtttcctactgtgttggcaatgtctggtaaataattaaagattttgcgacctctagtggtaagttaagccgtgcacccagtaatgaacaaagacaacgaaggcaaactcaatcacatcattatgtggcggaggtaggcctaatgataataataataataataatttttaaaaaaaatgtccctatgaataggctacaagggggataatgattaatgattaacaaatttgtttcaacaagagtcctttagtgtgtgaggccatatgtggctcaggaccaatgtaagatgtgtgtcaaaattgcccccccccccctttttttttttgcgttctggacatattgtaattgaacagcctcccctgtttgacagactaccagccgccactgcacTTGCATTTTTATTACTCACAACAAACCATTGGTTAGGCAAGCTACAGCCAACCCTACAGTACCTGATCGAATGGAGGTGGTAAGCAGCGGTGcccaaagtaaaaaaacaaaacatagtttccttccaacacgagCAACTTCACTGAGTCACTGTTCTGCAATTTAACGCATGTAAACCTTTCACTGCATTATCAACAGTCCTTTTACAGTCCTCATCgctgctttgtttttttatttcactgGGCCTAAAAGGACTAAAACTTCTCCACTGGGTAGGGACTGGAGGGCTCAAAACCTTGGGCAAGCTCAAACGTCTCCTGAGCCTGCTCAAGGTCTGCATAGAAACTATTTAATCAGATCTCCCTGGGGACACATCCACCATGGCTCACGTCTGAGTAAACAGGATAAAAAGCATGATATCATCTCAAGTatccaaaacaaaacagtggCTTTAAAGGCGTCCTTGCATCTTTTTATGTTATAATTACAGTAATATGCTGTTTATTATAGCATTTATtatacatttttttgggggggggggctcctgtgTTAACGTGTATATGAGCTTCAGTTTCAGTGCTCTTGTTGCAGGCTCTTGAAGGAGGGGAGTCAAAGTTCAGTCAGCGAGTGTTAAACtcttaaggtgcactgtgcaggaaatggccaaaaaaaaggtattgcaactatgctgctcattgaaactgggttgccttattgccaaatttgatgttttcacgaaagtttactaagtaataaactaatattggtaacactttctatgaagcccatatctatagcgtattatgagcgcatttataacacattttaatgcacattgtaattacttacaacgcattacgactacacccatgatgtttcatgacgctttatattaacagttacgaataaccatgaatctagtttATAAttctttataaatccaagggtgttatgagtgctcatgactggttataaactacaggctgcctaatGGGGCTTATAGTATTTTATGAGTACTTATACCCCTCTGTGCACAGACCTGggtgataaactgtcataaggactcatcagatgctataatgttccatgtgagatcacaagtcgtcaatgtgtgctctaagtaaagggAAGTTCATATGAATGCatttataatgcacatctataatgcattataatgtactgtaagtcacatcaggcagcctgtagtttatatacagtcacgagcactcatacacccttggatttataaagcattataagctagattcatggttattcatgactgttaacataaagcatcatgaaacatcgtGGATGTggtcgtaatgtgttgtaagtaattataatgcacattataatttgttataaatgcgcttataatgcgctacagatatgggctttaagtaaagtgttaacctaatattttctagtatggcccaagtacagtcattttagcGTGAAAAATCTGTGAAATTGCAGCAGATTTTGTGTTCCAATGGGCCATGGTCATTTTAAAGAATTCTGTGAGTTTTCTGTATGTGGATGGATAACTAGAggccagggatggactggccatctggcatagctagCATTTCTCAGAGGCCCCCgcatcctcatgggcccctagagccaaaagtgcctgggccctatttctcccccagtccagccctgctggagGCTGCCTCACCTCGGCATCCTGCTTGCGGACAAGGAAGGAGTCGACGAAGCCGCGCGGCTCCTGAGGGTTCAGGGTCTCCTGGAGGCCCCTGATgatcctcttcatctcctccacgTGCACCTCGTTGTTCTTCAGCATCTGCTGCAGGTTCTTCACCCAGGGCTTCAGACGAGGGAACATGTTGTACAGCTGCAGGTGTGGTAGCAAATAtgggtaacttttttttttttttaaacgcacCACTGCTACagcaatggaaaaaaaacattattttgtgtacaggggtttcccgtttgtaaacattCCTGTCAGCGTGCACAGCTAGGGGTCCCACTTCAaattctgattgttggaaacgcgtgtcactcaaaaaatgtggtCACGTGGttgggctgcttagcatcttgcccctccttacagAGCAAATGTTTGTAATGGGAAAcctgtgtacagtatacagtaaggcTCATTGATGTCAAGGTGGTGCAGTCACAGGAAATGTGTGAAGCTGGTgcattaaagtgtatatctcaggttaatttttattcaaaataattgatttcctttgatagttctaccacttcaacaattatccatcatttttttcatgcaacagggcatcagaaaatgaaatataatgaggaaaagtgtgtattttcagtaacatgttcaaagaattctaatctattgtgtgacgtcaggcgaggccattcagtagcccgcagtagcggtagccctgtattctgtacggtgtgtgattgaattaggcctatgccgtacgggtatgaaataaatatcattgccaATATTAGgctatatcatgaccgctacagggtgccatgtgaccgtgaggcagtaaaatagcctaccagtgttcgaactatacaaaaaaatgtgtgtgtgtgtgggggggggggggttggcgttgagtggttacgattgcgcttgcctcaaagtgcgagtctcgaaggGCTAgtcctaccatgtgatttcaaatttcaagtaggcctacactacaaattattaaataattattaaataattagtaggcctatcaacctttagtaggtctatcatgccatttcagcatcatgtccaagtgggaaagaatgtaaacagcgacaaattataaataaataaaaccgtttgggtgaatcattcgctccaagctttttaacggcaaggtgcaaagcagtcggctgcattgtaggagtgccagagattaccaaattcaaacgactgcaaagcaatctgtctgggcacagcggaaggcacctgtgcggtccacacggccgtcagcagaaaacgaatgaacctcccttgcaatacgtccgagaacatcactACACCGTATgccaaatggcgcatttgtctacttgtttcgagcaccacgtttcattgtcattgccgcgagtttctgacaaaccacatagttgagctgcacaacgtgacactatcatacacaacatgatgaagcgcccccctcacgtttgacatcctcgggccgaagtgtcataagggggtaaagaccgtgaacatagtgacacacacttcacagtggtgttggtgaaaacgaaacgaagttgcctcccacggcccaaacgcaaaataatggcgaaaattgaatgccccctcagttgtcctggctagggcaactggcgcgttatcactgcttcttattcaatgtaccagcacttgcattgtactcgcgctgcacttgtctcacaatgcaatcagctgcgtgctccgggcgaaatagtcaactctcccaccttgtggacacagaagggaacaatttgaagaacgcgtttcagacggacggacggacatagcCTACcctagagatgctgggacgcatctaaaaacgtggatccaacgcgcgtagtaggaaaatagagactgaaaagatacaaccaaaaggctctactcgaaggctccagccaacgctgttgaaagattgtttgcctctctccctggccatctgaatgagatgcttcaaacgtcataccaaatctacataggcctaggttagttttggtatttatgtttataggcctatttgatctggcgactattgttgttttactgtcttgcttgaaccgctctgtttggattacttgaagactttccatggattatcctgcatcgtctcagtgccgtgagtaacctggaacataagtaggctatatcatcagaggtgagcttagtcacttttggccgcgagagacttggaaggcttggatttgcgccacacaacgtggattattgaaactgaagacttgatttcttctatatggatactttcgtttggtaggcctataataacggacagtgcagttttttttgtgacacacggacttcttttttttttcaaggaatataggttaaccgaaatagtcccgccgccgcgtgggttacctatgcttGATTTGTGACatgcatgtgggtgacctttattaaagttgcatgtaattctattgaATTGAAGTAGgccatgtgatttttacaacagcgacatgactcgggtggtatactttagcctactgttttgcacctaggaaaagtttgacgcgatttcagcaccatggacagtcactccccagtcgggcgaaaagcaccacattttaggatacgcagatcatttcaagagacccgtttgtgctgtttgtaatttaggtagcctattgcatttagctgacacgatattggcagttaattaaaaatgattaaaagcaagcccaaaaatatgaagggattagtaaaaaaaaaagaagcccatgtcgcatagcctagtctagcctataggtccaagcagaaaTTACAACCTTGCATGAATAGcctttctactaaaactagttggccaaaagttactaaatcatttagaagttgttacagtgccctgcatgagaaaagccgcacgattaccggtagttgcgatttctattataggcctgcaggccacggccgttatatcattagtgatcgtcacctcgcctatgtaaaattccaggcaaataaaattagaacgttcacccatggcctcgcctgacgtagtcgccaggttacggttaaacccacatttgccacaacaaacaacaaaaatcgttgtttaacatcgtttttggagggacttatatatgtggatcatttattgaatacagtgtgtacacattgatccaaagtagtggttaacctgcgatatacactttaattaatacacaacatgATTAATTTACAATAACAAATTGTATAATGCAGCAAAGATAATAACGGTGGTTGCACCACCTGGTTTCTGCTGCTTAAAACATCAATGATGCATAACTCTAAACAAGGCAACATTGCAACAGGGAACCAACCATTTACTGGTCTTTAACTACAAACTGGCATTTCAGTCACACAGACCTTGATTAGCCGTATAAATCAAGTGTAATACCTGCACCGAAGGTGAACCTGAAAGCCGAATGTTGTCGTTGGCTCGTTGGACCATGGCCTTAAACTTGGGGTCATCATACTCAAATCTGCTCCCATACACAATAGCACAGATGACGTTGGAGACGGCGTAGCTCACTGGCTGTGTCGTATCAAATGGTTCACCTACATAATGCAAGAGAAAACAATTAAGAATCATTTTTGGCTCAATGGAGCACTTGCCTGACACGATAAGTGAAAGAAGCACTCCTATACGTGTAACcggcgtgacgtgtgccatgtgccgtgcgttacgccccttttgggTGTCACTGTTGATGTTGGGAAAGAAGAAACGAAACACAAGGATCTGTAGACttgcgttgttcacgctcaacctGCCGAAGACCTCTTGTGTGgacggctgttcaaataatatccGTGGCTGAAGCATAGACTGTTATCTAGGCTAGctgatgttgcatgtaagttaatgagacattcggtttgttttcccccaaaaaggggcgggACCGTCCGTTCCcgaacaaagtacccggatggccggttACACGTATAAGGACCACGTTGTTTAGAactggagcagtggtgtagtctacgtacaacgcgggtatacggagtatacccacttctaaattttaggggtttcagtatacccacttaaaattgattgacccattgttttgaatagcacaaatatatacagtatacccacttcaaaaaatgctcaaatatacagtatacccaccataaaaagtagactacaccactgaactgGAGCTTTAGAAACCAATTGAGTGTTTTGAGAACTGAAATGCTGTCATGTTCATTGCTTCATCTGTGATCATATTGGTTTTTTTGCCTGTTGTATTACCTTTGAAGCTTTCAAATACATCCATTAGGAAGCTGATCTCCGTTATGATCTTCTCTTCACTTCCTTTCTTGCCCATGCCAAAGTCACGCAGGTTTGAAAGGGCAAAACGTCTCATCGTCTTCCAATTTTCGCCATTAGCAAACAGGATCCCTTGAAAAAAGATAagattgtgtttttttaattgcTGAAGAGAATGGGGGAGACATACCATTCTGAGTGTCAGGTGTTTTTCTGAAAACTTCTGACTTTTACTTGTACACAACTACACGTTcaacggcccgcgggccagatcagGCCcagacatggcaaacatttggctcgccatgaggttggaacaaatgaaaacatatttaTGTGTGCCATCTGTGGCCACAAGAGCGgaagatttgtttggccctcagtctCATTTGCGccacataatttggcccttacggaaaaataattggagaccattgGAATACAGTGTGTCCATCAATTATATGCTAGGGTTTCAGTCTGGAAGTCTATTGGAAATATCGTGAAGTCCCTAATACACAGAGGTGGCTATTAAAAAACGTTATTACAACAagagtaacttcactgagtaactggtctgcaGTTACTTGAGCAATGTACCTGATTATGTGCTTGTTGCGGACTGAGTTTTGGGTTGAGAATGTGATTGACATGCTGGGTTGGTGACGTGTGTAGAGTGGGTCACGTGGTGATTAAGTTTTGTATATCACCTGGGCTACTTGGGAATGGTGGCAGTAGTAGCAGAGACAGTTTAGGTTgagacgggacagtcgccgccatcttgttgacaacttcggggtgctatttcgcgattagtgagaccagatctgagagtcaatgagaaaaatgaatggggaaactgagtacaggttcgggagggaacccagcgattgtgaaaaccatatggttgaaaccgccgTGAAACGTTGAGctatctagactgcttggttgtgtcatgcgagtcaaaatacagctttttaagccacttttctcacgtttttttcgacactgcgcaggcgcagtagttccacaaCGGCACAAGAGTGACAGCTTTTCTCAACTGAACATGCGCAACAAtttgcgtgcgccgatgcagttAGATGATTGGATGAATGGCAAAGCATCTCAGCAGGCAGTTGGTTCTTgttgccagaaaggcgggagatgtgcgggtagacgccatatttgcgttacgaatcttcatcgataatttctatggacacctaacgattctgacatatctccccttcctaaaaaaatctctggtagtAGGGAGTAGGTGTTTAGGGGAAAGCCTAAATTTTGTTGACCGCTTCTTTGTACACGATACCGCTCGTTTGGGCGACGCTACACCACTGGctttattacagtatttctcaattggttttgtacatttctcgaatctccctcgcaatttgcaaaacataatattcattctcaaaacagctttaacaaatggcaaaacactgtggataacctgcaaaaccgagtctcttgctcaaaacccttagtttGCTTTCAAAACAGAGGTTTTTTTGCGTCAATGAACGTATGAGCGctagcagaatggttagtcattgtgtcatagtgtacggACAAGCTAGTGAAATCAAtatctcatgttgtcaattgaatagtacactcttgaggatcttttctgaagcgaaatgttgtttagattggatgggaaatgttgtaaatttggctttatattacattgatcagataagattgagatagtttcatgcattcagtgacaaagctttttgagtgatatgacaaa encodes:
- the LOC134439933 gene encoding cytochrome P450 2K1-like — encoded protein: MALLEGLLQVLYTYPLLAAVLLLVAYLHCSGIGSSSNPEGKEPPGPKGLPVLGNLLQLDLKRPYETLCELSKKYGSVFTIHFGPKKVVVLAGYKTVRQALVNHAEEFGDRDITPIFHDINKGHGILFANGENWKTMRRFALSNLRDFGMGKKGSEEKIITEISFLMDVFESFKGEPFDTTQPVSYAVSNVICAIVYGSRFEYDDPKFKAMVQRANDNIRLSGSPSVQLYNMFPRLKPWVKNLQQMLKNNEVHVEEMKRIIRGLQETLNPQEPRGFVDSFLVRKQDAEEGEQKDSLFHENNLTCCVTNLFAAGTDTSGTTLRWGLLLMAKYPHIQERVHEEIDRVLDGRQPLAVDRKSLPYTEAVIHETQRIANIVPMSLPHTTSCDAYFQGYHIKKGTTVIPLLTSVLKDESEWANPYTFHPEHFLDDQGCSVKRDAFIPFSAGRRVCLGESLARMEVFLFFASLLQRFRFTAPPGVSEDELDLRPAVGLILSPSAHKLCAVPRS